A stretch of Pseudomonas sp. LS.1a DNA encodes these proteins:
- a CDS encoding rubredoxin, with the protein MKKWQCIVCGLIYDEAEGWPDDGIAPGTRWEDVPEDWLCPDCGVGKSDFEMISIG; encoded by the coding sequence ATGAAAAAGTGGCAATGTATTGTCTGCGGCCTGATCTACGACGAAGCCGAGGGCTGGCCCGACGACGGCATCGCCCCCGGCACCCGCTGGGAAGACGTGCCTGAAGACTGGCTGTGCCCCGACTGCGGCGTCGGCAAGAGCGACTTTGAAATGATCTCCATCGGCTAA
- a CDS encoding chorismate--pyruvate lyase family protein — protein MSYESPQAAAVAWLPYSRLATDIDQPTLDWLFDEGSLTRRLTRLSNDHFSVTPLFEGWQPLRDDECQALGIAAGAEGWVREVYLRGHGQPWVFARSVASRSALERGGLDLETLGSRSLGELLFCDQAFIRHPIEVCSYPQAWLPSEAAHAALWGRRSRFERDGLDLLVAEVFLPALWQAAKEENR, from the coding sequence GTGTCGTACGAATCCCCGCAAGCAGCCGCTGTCGCGTGGCTGCCGTATTCACGGCTGGCGACCGACATCGACCAGCCCACCCTTGACTGGCTGTTCGACGAGGGCTCGCTGACCCGCCGCCTGACCCGCCTGTCCAACGATCACTTCTCCGTCACCCCGCTGTTCGAGGGCTGGCAGCCGCTGCGCGATGACGAATGCCAGGCACTGGGCATCGCCGCCGGCGCCGAGGGCTGGGTGCGTGAGGTGTACCTGCGCGGCCATGGCCAACCCTGGGTGTTCGCCCGCAGCGTCGCCAGCCGCAGCGCCCTGGAGCGCGGCGGGCTGGACCTGGAAACCCTGGGCAGCCGCTCGCTGGGCGAGCTGCTGTTCTGCGACCAGGCGTTCATCCGCCACCCCATCGAGGTGTGCAGTTATCCACAGGCCTGGCTACCGAGCGAAGCCGCCCATGCGGCGCTGTGGGGCCGCCGTTCGCGCTTCGAGCGTGACGGCCTGGACCTGCTGGTGGCAGAGGTATTTCTGCCAGCATTGTGGCAAGCGGCCAAGGAGGAAAACCGCTGA
- the ubiA gene encoding 4-hydroxybenzoate octaprenyltransferase, which produces MYLQLLKSLNRLHPRAWDFVQLSRMDRPIGIYLLLWPTLSAVWIAGNGSPTLANVLIFGLGVVLMRAAGCCINDFADRKVDGHVKRTADRPLASGRVRPREALALFAILVGVSFLLVLCTNSRTVWLSFGAVALAFCYPFMKRYTYYPQVVLGAAYSWGIPMAFTAAGGELPASAWLLYIANLLWTVGYDTYYAMVDRDDDLKIGVKSTAILFGDADRTIILTLQLLSLGCLLLAGNRFELGGWFHLGLLGAAACFAWEYWSTRKLDRESCFKAFLHNHWAGMLVFIGVVLDYAMR; this is translated from the coding sequence ATGTACCTGCAACTGCTCAAGTCGCTCAACCGCCTGCACCCACGGGCCTGGGACTTCGTCCAGCTCAGCCGCATGGACCGGCCGATTGGTATCTACCTGCTGCTGTGGCCGACCTTGTCGGCGGTGTGGATTGCCGGCAACGGCTCACCAACCCTGGCCAACGTGCTGATCTTCGGCCTCGGCGTGGTGCTGATGCGCGCCGCAGGCTGCTGCATCAACGACTTTGCCGACCGCAAGGTGGACGGTCACGTCAAGCGCACCGCCGACCGCCCCCTGGCCAGTGGCCGGGTCCGGCCACGCGAAGCACTGGCGCTGTTCGCCATCCTGGTCGGAGTGAGCTTCCTGCTGGTGCTGTGCACCAACAGCCGCACGGTGTGGCTGTCGTTCGGCGCGGTGGCACTGGCGTTCTGTTACCCGTTCATGAAGCGCTACACCTATTACCCGCAGGTGGTGCTGGGGGCGGCATATTCCTGGGGCATTCCCATGGCCTTCACCGCAGCGGGTGGCGAGCTGCCAGCCAGCGCCTGGCTGCTGTATATCGCCAACCTGCTGTGGACTGTGGGTTACGACACCTACTACGCCATGGTTGACCGTGATGACGACCTGAAAATTGGCGTGAAGTCGACCGCAATCCTGTTCGGCGACGCCGACCGCACCATCATCCTGACCTTGCAGCTGCTGTCGCTGGGCTGCCTGTTGCTGGCCGGCAACCGCTTCGAGCTGGGTGGCTGGTTCCATCTGGGGCTGCTGGGCGCGGCGGCGTGCTTTGCCTGGGAATACTGGTCGACGCGCAAGCTGGACCGGGAGTCGTGCTTCAAGGCGTTTCTGCACAATCACTGGGCGGGGATGCTGGTGTTCATCGGGGTGGTGCTGGATTACGCAATGCGCTGA
- a CDS encoding COG4315 family predicted lipoprotein codes for MTRQTLSWMALFTALALPGVALADHAMEKGGMLVDHAGMTLYTFDKDAGGKSMCNGECAANWPPLMVKGGEMASGKWTQVKRDDGSMQWAYDGKPLYTFVKDKKAGDMTGDGMKDVWHVAKP; via the coding sequence ATGACACGACAAACGCTGAGCTGGATGGCCCTTTTCACTGCGCTGGCGCTCCCGGGGGTGGCCTTGGCCGACCATGCGATGGAGAAGGGCGGGATGTTGGTCGATCATGCCGGCATGACCCTGTACACCTTCGACAAGGATGCGGGTGGCAAGTCGATGTGCAATGGCGAATGCGCCGCCAACTGGCCGCCGCTGATGGTCAAGGGCGGTGAAATGGCTTCTGGCAAGTGGACCCAGGTCAAGCGTGACGACGGTTCGATGCAGTGGGCCTACGACGGCAAGCCGCTGTATACCTTCGTCAAGGACAAGAAGGCCGGTGATATGACCGGTGACGGCATGAAGGACGTCTGGCACGTCGCCAAGCCTTGA
- the phoB gene encoding phosphate regulon transcriptional regulator PhoB, with translation MVGRNILIVDDEAPIREMIAVALEMAGYDCLEAENSQQAHAIIVDRKPDLILLDWMLPGTSGIELARRLKRDELTGDIPIIMLTAKGEEDNKIQGLEVGADDYITKPFSPRELVARLKAVLRRSGPSDSEAPIEVGGLLLDPISHRVTIDGKPAEMGPTEYRLLQFFMTHQERAYTRGQLLDQVWGGNVYVEERTVDVHIRRLRKALGEAYENLVQTVRGTGYRFSTKS, from the coding sequence ATGGTTGGCAGGAACATTCTGATCGTCGACGACGAAGCGCCGATTCGCGAGATGATCGCCGTTGCCCTGGAAATGGCCGGCTATGACTGCCTGGAAGCGGAAAACTCCCAACAGGCCCACGCGATCATCGTCGACCGCAAACCGGACCTGATCCTGCTCGACTGGATGCTGCCGGGCACCTCCGGCATCGAGCTGGCCCGCCGCCTCAAGCGCGACGAGCTGACCGGCGACATCCCGATCATCATGCTCACCGCCAAGGGTGAGGAGGACAACAAGATCCAGGGCCTGGAAGTGGGCGCCGACGACTACATCACCAAGCCGTTCTCGCCGCGTGAACTGGTCGCCCGCCTGAAAGCCGTGCTGCGCCGCTCCGGCCCGAGCGACAGCGAGGCACCGATCGAAGTCGGCGGCCTGCTGCTCGACCCGATCAGCCATCGCGTGACCATCGACGGCAAGCCCGCCGAAATGGGCCCCACCGAATACCGACTGCTGCAGTTCTTCATGACCCACCAGGAGCGCGCCTACACCCGTGGCCAGCTGCTGGACCAGGTGTGGGGTGGTAACGTCTATGTCGAGGAACGCACCGTCGATGTGCACATCCGCCGCCTGCGCAAGGCGCTGGGTGAAGCCTACGAAAATCTGGTACAAACCGTCCGGGGCACCGGCTACCGCTTCTCGACCAAGAGCTGA
- the phoR gene encoding phosphate regulon sensor histidine kinase PhoR yields MNQNWHATLIRHLLLLITVCLIGGLVSGYYGWSLAIGLALYLGWTLKQLLRLHDWLRNHQPDEAPPDGYGLWGEVFDSIYHLQRRDQRVRGRLQAVIDRVQESTAALRDAVIMLDSDGNLEWWNRAAETLLGFKTPQDGGQQVTNLVRHPRFKEYFEAENYLEPLEIPSPINDRMRVQLHITRYGNNEHLMLVRDVTRIHQLEQMRKDFVANVSHELRTPLTVITGYLETLLDNVEDVNPRWSRALQQMSQQGSRMQTLLNDLLLLAKLEATDYPSDNQPVAVDALLTAIRNDAQALSGPRNQRITLEATPGVKLKGSESELRSAFSNLVFNAVKYTQDNGSIRIRWWADAQGAHLSVQDSGVGIDAKHLPRLTERFYRVDSSRASNTGGTGLGLAIVKHVLMRHRGKLEISSVPGHGSTFTCHFAPAQLANGKA; encoded by the coding sequence TTGAACCAGAACTGGCACGCGACCCTGATTCGCCACCTGCTGCTGCTGATCACCGTCTGCCTGATCGGCGGGCTGGTCAGCGGCTACTATGGCTGGAGCCTGGCCATCGGCCTGGCGCTGTACCTGGGCTGGACCCTCAAGCAGCTGCTGCGCCTGCATGACTGGCTGCGCAACCACCAACCCGACGAAGCACCGCCCGATGGCTACGGCCTGTGGGGCGAGGTGTTCGACAGCATCTACCACCTGCAACGCCGCGACCAGCGCGTGCGCGGCCGCCTGCAGGCGGTGATCGACCGGGTGCAGGAGTCCACCGCTGCGCTGCGTGACGCGGTGATCATGCTCGACAGCGACGGCAACCTGGAATGGTGGAACCGCGCCGCCGAGACCCTGCTGGGCTTCAAGACCCCACAGGACGGCGGCCAGCAGGTGACCAACCTGGTGCGCCACCCGCGCTTCAAGGAATACTTCGAGGCGGAGAACTACCTAGAACCGCTGGAAATCCCCTCGCCGATCAACGACCGCATGCGCGTGCAGCTGCACATCACCCGCTACGGCAACAACGAGCACCTGATGCTGGTGCGCGATGTTACCCGCATCCACCAGCTGGAGCAGATGCGCAAGGACTTCGTCGCCAACGTGTCCCACGAGCTGCGCACGCCGCTGACGGTGATCACCGGCTACCTGGAAACCCTGCTGGACAACGTCGAGGACGTGAACCCGCGCTGGAGCCGAGCCCTGCAGCAGATGAGCCAGCAAGGCTCGCGCATGCAGACGCTGCTCAACGACCTGTTGCTGCTGGCCAAGCTGGAGGCCACCGACTACCCGTCGGACAACCAGCCGGTGGCAGTCGATGCCTTGCTCACCGCGATCAGGAACGACGCCCAGGCCCTGTCCGGGCCACGCAACCAGCGCATCACCCTGGAAGCCACACCCGGCGTGAAGCTCAAGGGCAGCGAGTCGGAGCTGCGCAGTGCCTTTTCCAACCTGGTGTTCAACGCGGTGAAGTACACCCAGGACAACGGCAGCATCCGTATTCGCTGGTGGGCCGATGCCCAGGGCGCACACCTGTCGGTGCAGGACTCGGGGGTGGGCATCGATGCCAAGCACCTGCCGCGCCTGACCGAGCGCTTCTACCGGGTCGATTCCAGCCGTGCGTCGAATACCGGCGGCACCGGGCTGGGGCTGGCGATCGTCAAGCATGTGCTGATGCGCCACCGCGGCAAGCTGGAGATCAGCAGCGTGCCGGGGCATGGCAGTACCTTTACCTGTCACTTTGCACCGGCACAATTGGCTAACGGCAAGGCTTGA
- a CDS encoding hemolysin family protein: MDPSPGISLTSLFADFGMIIFALLLVLLNGFFVAAEFAMVKLRATRVESIAELHGWRGSILRKVHNQLDAYLSACQLGITLASLGLGWVGEPAFAHLLEPLLAYVGVDTPELIKAISFFVAFFVISYLHIVVGELAPKSWAIRKPELLSLWTAVPLYLFYWVMYPAIYLLNASANTILRIAGQGEPGPHHEHHYSREELKLILHSSRGQDPSDQGMRVLASAVEMGELEVVDWANSREDMVSIDAHAPLKQILALVRRHKFSRYPVYDAEREEFTGLLHIKDLLLELAELEHLPETIDLDDLARPLERVSRHMPLAQLLEQFRKGGAHFVLVEEADGKVIGYLTMEDVLEVLVGDIQDEHRKTERGILAYQPGKLLVRGDTPLFKVERLLGVDLDHIEAETLAGLVYETLKRVPEEEEVLEVEGLRIIIKKMKGPKIVLAKVLKLD, translated from the coding sequence ATGGACCCTTCCCCTGGTATCAGCCTCACCTCGTTATTCGCCGATTTCGGCATGATCATCTTTGCCTTGCTCCTGGTGCTGCTCAACGGCTTCTTCGTTGCCGCCGAGTTCGCCATGGTCAAGCTGCGCGCCACCCGCGTCGAGTCCATCGCCGAGCTGCATGGCTGGCGTGGCAGCATCCTGCGCAAGGTACACAACCAGCTCGACGCCTACCTGTCGGCCTGCCAGCTGGGCATCACCCTCGCCTCGCTGGGCCTGGGCTGGGTCGGTGAACCGGCGTTCGCCCACCTGCTCGAACCGCTGCTGGCATACGTCGGCGTGGACACGCCCGAGCTGATCAAGGCGATCTCGTTCTTCGTCGCCTTCTTCGTCATCTCGTACCTGCACATCGTGGTCGGCGAGCTGGCGCCCAAGTCCTGGGCCATCCGCAAGCCCGAACTGCTGTCGCTGTGGACCGCCGTGCCGCTGTACCTGTTCTACTGGGTGATGTATCCGGCCATCTACCTGCTCAATGCCAGTGCCAACACCATCCTGCGCATTGCCGGCCAGGGCGAGCCCGGCCCACACCACGAGCACCACTACAGCCGTGAAGAGCTCAAGCTGATCCTGCACTCCAGCCGGGGCCAGGACCCGAGCGACCAGGGCATGCGCGTACTGGCCTCGGCCGTGGAAATGGGTGAGCTGGAGGTGGTCGACTGGGCCAATTCGCGCGAGGACATGGTCAGCATCGACGCCCATGCGCCGCTGAAGCAGATCCTGGCCCTGGTACGCCGCCACAAGTTCAGCCGCTACCCGGTGTACGACGCCGAGCGCGAGGAGTTCACCGGCCTGCTGCACATCAAGGACCTGCTGCTGGAGCTGGCCGAACTCGAGCACCTGCCCGAAACCATCGACCTGGACGACCTGGCCCGGCCGCTGGAGCGCGTGTCGCGGCACATGCCGCTGGCACAGTTGCTGGAGCAGTTCCGTAAGGGCGGCGCACACTTCGTGCTGGTGGAGGAAGCCGATGGCAAGGTGATTGGCTACCTGACCATGGAAGACGTACTGGAAGTGCTGGTGGGCGACATCCAGGACGAGCACCGCAAGACCGAACGCGGCATCCTCGCCTACCAGCCGGGCAAGCTGCTGGTGCGTGGCGATACGCCGCTGTTCAAGGTCGAACGCCTGCTGGGCGTCGACCTTGACCACATCGAGGCAGAAACCCTGGCCGGTCTGGTCTACGAGACACTCAAGCGCGTACCTGAAGAAGAGGAAGTGCTGGAGGTCGAAGGGCTGCGCATCATCATCAAGAAGATGAAAGGGCCGAAGATCGTGTTGGCCAAGGTGCTCAAGCTGGATTGA
- a CDS encoding M23 family metallopeptidase, translating to MPARLLLFCALLMASASSLGMTIYEITDDGRVTSYSDRPGPGAKPLVRRVPMVEMAEGQVLLNAITFNGGVSFSARNQLHVPVEVELRLDNLVNAQGGNAPRIVRRVLPPRTTQMLSVLRGRPGMLLNYRSTLLQAMGDPGKRPQGFRYAFPWLGGPFRVTQGPNGRVSHFGPKGRYAMDIAMPEGTTIIAAREGVVVKTENSQSGRGPNPSGNFVRILHPDGTMGVYLHLMRGSVVVAEGQRVRQGQMLARSGNTGNSTGPHLHFVVQRNVGLALESIPYRFDRPISGLPDFTAGNP from the coding sequence ATGCCCGCCCGCCTGCTGCTGTTCTGTGCATTGCTCATGGCCTCGGCGTCGAGCCTGGGTATGACCATCTACGAGATCACCGACGATGGCCGTGTGACCTCCTATTCCGACCGGCCCGGCCCCGGTGCCAAACCCTTGGTGCGGCGCGTACCCATGGTCGAAATGGCCGAAGGCCAGGTGCTGCTGAACGCGATTACCTTCAACGGCGGCGTGAGCTTCTCGGCGCGCAACCAGCTGCATGTGCCGGTGGAGGTGGAGTTGCGCCTGGACAACCTGGTGAACGCACAAGGTGGCAATGCCCCACGTATCGTGCGCCGGGTGCTGCCGCCGCGCACCACGCAAATGCTCAGCGTGCTCAGGGGGCGGCCCGGAATGCTGCTGAACTACCGCTCGACCCTGCTGCAGGCCATGGGCGACCCGGGCAAGCGGCCGCAGGGCTTCCGTTATGCCTTTCCCTGGCTCGGCGGGCCGTTCCGCGTGACCCAAGGGCCCAATGGCCGAGTCAGCCATTTTGGGCCCAAGGGGCGCTATGCCATGGATATCGCCATGCCCGAAGGCACCACCATCATCGCGGCGCGGGAAGGGGTGGTGGTGAAAACGGAGAACAGCCAGAGCGGGCGCGGGCCCAACCCGTCGGGCAATTTCGTCAGGATCCTGCACCCGGATGGCACCATGGGCGTGTACTTGCACCTGATGCGCGGTTCGGTGGTGGTGGCGGAGGGGCAACGGGTGCGGCAGGGGCAGATGCTGGCCAGGTCGGGCAATACCGGCAACAGCACCGGGCCGCACCTGCATTTCGTGGTGCAGCGCAATGTGGGGTTGGCGCTGGAGTCGATACCTTATCGGTTCGACAGGCCGATCAGCGGGTTGCCTGACTTCACTGCGGGTAACCCTTGA
- a CDS encoding response regulator has translation MSKVNVLVVDDAPFIRDLVRKCLRNAFPGMTIDDAVNGRKAMAMLGKEAFDLVLCDWEMPEMSGLELLTWCRQQPAMKNLQFIMVTSRGDKENVIQAIQAGVSDFVGKPFTNEQLLTKVKKALAKIGKLDSLMASGPARINSAFANDSLNALTAGKPEAVKVAAPAPAPVPARPLASAPRPAAPAPTGRGQGQLRLASGMQPCVIKALSLKEALLVVRRGEVLPQVLEGAVLDLEQGESAEVARLNGYLHAIAALEPKPDSDWLQLTFKFVDQDAQKLDYLSRLIARGTAQKHFTPGA, from the coding sequence ATGAGTAAAGTGAATGTGCTGGTCGTGGATGACGCCCCGTTTATCCGTGACCTGGTCCGCAAATGCCTGCGTAATGCCTTCCCGGGCATGACCATCGACGATGCCGTCAACGGTCGCAAGGCCATGGCCATGCTGGGCAAGGAAGCGTTCGACCTGGTCCTGTGCGACTGGGAGATGCCGGAAATGTCCGGCCTGGAACTGCTCACCTGGTGCCGCCAGCAGCCTGCGATGAAGAACCTGCAGTTCATCATGGTGACCAGCCGTGGTGACAAGGAAAACGTCATCCAGGCGATCCAGGCGGGCGTTTCCGATTTTGTCGGCAAGCCGTTCACCAACGAGCAGCTGCTGACCAAGGTGAAAAAGGCCTTGGCCAAGATCGGCAAGCTCGACAGCCTGATGGCCAGTGGCCCGGCGCGGATCAATTCGGCGTTCGCCAATGACTCGCTGAATGCGCTGACAGCCGGCAAGCCTGAAGCGGTGAAGGTCGCGGCGCCAGCGCCGGCACCCGTACCCGCCAGGCCACTGGCCAGCGCCCCCAGGCCCGCAGCCCCCGCGCCGACTGGCCGCGGCCAGGGCCAGTTGCGCCTGGCCAGCGGCATGCAGCCGTGCGTGATCAAGGCGCTGAGCCTGAAGGAGGCCCTGCTGGTGGTGCGCCGTGGCGAAGTGCTGCCGCAGGTGCTGGAGGGCGCGGTGCTGGACCTGGAGCAGGGCGAGAGCGCCGAAGTCGCGCGCCTGAACGGCTACCTGCATGCCATCGCGGCACTGGAGCCCAAGCCCGACAGTGACTGGTTGCAACTGACCTTCAAGTTCGTCGACCAGGATGCCCAGAAGCTCGACTACCTGTCGCGGCTGATTGCCCGCGGGACGGCGCAGAAGCACTTCACCCCGGGCGCCTGA
- the phoU gene encoding phosphate signaling complex protein PhoU produces the protein MINKESLTHHISQQFNAELEEVRSHLLAMGGLVEKQVNDAVTALIEADSGLAQQVREVDEQINQMERNIDEECLRILARRQPAASDLRLIISISKSVIDLERIGDESTKIARRAIQLCEEGESPRGYVEVRHIGDQVRNMVRDALDAFARFDAELALSVAQYDKTIDREYKTALRELVTYMMEDPRSISRVLSVIWVLRSLERIGDHARNISELVIYLVRGTDVRHMGLKRMTAEVQGTAVADGENANVPAEPDDK, from the coding sequence ATGATCAACAAAGAAAGCCTTACGCATCACATTTCCCAGCAGTTCAACGCCGAGCTCGAAGAGGTGCGTAGCCACCTGCTGGCCATGGGCGGCCTGGTCGAAAAGCAGGTCAACGACGCAGTTACCGCGCTGATCGAAGCCGACTCGGGCCTGGCCCAGCAAGTGCGCGAAGTCGATGAGCAGATCAACCAGATGGAGCGCAACATCGACGAGGAGTGCCTGCGCATCCTCGCCCGTCGTCAGCCGGCGGCCTCCGACCTGCGCCTGATCATCAGCATCTCCAAGTCGGTGATCGACCTGGAGCGCATCGGTGACGAGTCGACCAAGATCGCCCGCCGCGCCATCCAGCTGTGCGAGGAAGGCGAGTCGCCGCGCGGTTACGTCGAGGTGCGTCACATCGGTGACCAGGTACGCAACATGGTCCGCGACGCGCTGGACGCCTTTGCCCGCTTCGACGCCGAACTGGCACTGTCGGTGGCCCAGTACGACAAGACCATCGACCGTGAATACAAGACCGCCCTGCGTGAGCTGGTGACCTACATGATGGAAGACCCGCGCTCGATTTCGCGGGTACTGAGCGTGATCTGGGTGCTACGTTCGCTGGAGCGCATCGGCGACCATGCGCGCAACATCTCCGAGCTGGTGATCTACCTGGTGCGCGGCACCGACGTGCGTCACATGGGCCTCAAGCGCATGACGGCAGAAGTGCAGGGCACCGCTGTCGCTGACGGCGAAAACGCTAATGTTCCGGCTGAACCTGACGATAAGTAA
- the pstB gene encoding phosphate ABC transporter ATP-binding protein PstB: MQQESHAHGIDMSALGRDKQSLRLAEETVAIEVPGLSLFYGDKQALFDVQMNIPKQRVTAFIGPSGCGKSTLLRTFNRMNDLVDGCRVEGAINLYGNNIYRKGEDVAELRRRVGMVFQKPNPFPKTIYENVVYGLRIQGINKKRVLDEAVEWALKGAALWDEVKDRLHDSALGLSGGQQQRLVIARTIAVEPEVLLLDEPCSALDPISTLKVEELIYELKSKYTIVIVTHNMQQAARVSDYTAFMYMGKLVEFGDTDTLFTNPAKKQTEDYITGRYG; encoded by the coding sequence ATGCAGCAAGAATCCCATGCCCACGGCATCGACATGTCTGCCCTGGGCCGCGACAAGCAGAGCCTGCGCCTGGCCGAAGAAACCGTAGCCATCGAAGTGCCGGGTCTGAGCCTGTTCTACGGCGACAAACAAGCGCTGTTCGATGTGCAGATGAATATCCCCAAGCAGCGCGTGACCGCTTTTATCGGCCCGTCCGGCTGCGGCAAGTCGACCCTGCTGCGCACGTTCAACCGCATGAACGACCTGGTTGACGGCTGCCGCGTGGAAGGCGCCATCAACCTGTACGGCAACAATATCTACCGCAAGGGCGAAGACGTGGCCGAGCTGCGCCGCCGTGTGGGCATGGTATTCCAGAAGCCCAATCCGTTCCCCAAGACCATCTACGAAAACGTGGTCTATGGCCTGCGCATCCAGGGCATCAACAAGAAGCGCGTGCTCGACGAAGCGGTCGAGTGGGCGCTGAAGGGCGCGGCCCTGTGGGACGAGGTCAAGGACCGCCTGCACGACTCGGCACTGGGCCTGTCCGGTGGCCAGCAGCAGCGTCTGGTCATTGCCCGCACCATCGCCGTGGAACCGGAAGTGCTGCTGCTCGACGAACCGTGCTCGGCACTGGACCCGATCTCGACCCTGAAAGTCGAGGAACTGATCTACGAATTGAAATCCAAGTACACCATCGTCATCGTGACCCACAACATGCAGCAGGCGGCCCGTGTTTCGGACTACACCGCGTTCATGTACATGGGCAAACTGGTCGAATTCGGGGATACCGACACCCTGTTCACCAACCCGGCGAAGAAGCAGACCGAAGACTACATCACCGGTCGCTACGGCTAG
- the pstA gene encoding phosphate ABC transporter permease PstA: MSGGAVAMAVIMTVGLLAVIAVRGLGHFWPADLVQATYKVPGQADHIVIGEVVQKEEVPRARLKGAGLPVPDQGPEFMTRELIKVGNRDLNGSDFTWVVGDWLVDEKHPTDLIALERREWGNFYGYLVSVKEEGRVVAEGAAAWNELQARLKRANQLNSELQRLEKKDIGAINHGLERLRLQARKLELEGKLDAAAQADMDAERAELNSRYKAIEDRLTGLHQAFARDSLVARDGDGREVEINLSKVVHAIQPNAMSGFTKLGSYFTKVWEFLSDDPREANTEGGIFPAIFGTVMMTLIMAVIVTPFGVLAAVYLREYARQGPVTRLIRIAVNNLAGVPAIVYGVFGLGFFVYVLGGSIDRLFFPEALPAPTLGTPGLLWASLTLALLAVPVVIVATEEGLARIPRTVREGSLALGATKAETLWKIVLPMASPAMMTGMILAVARAAGEVAPLMLVGVVKLAPSLPVDGNYPYLHLDQKIMHLGFHIYDVGFQSPNVEAARPLVYATALLLVLVIAALNLSAVWIRNHLREKYKALDS, encoded by the coding sequence ATGAGCGGCGGCGCGGTGGCCATGGCCGTGATCATGACCGTTGGCCTGCTGGCGGTGATTGCCGTGCGCGGCCTGGGCCACTTCTGGCCGGCCGATCTTGTCCAGGCCACCTACAAGGTGCCGGGCCAGGCCGATCACATCGTCATTGGCGAAGTGGTGCAAAAGGAAGAAGTACCCCGTGCCCGCCTGAAGGGCGCCGGCCTGCCAGTGCCTGACCAGGGCCCGGAGTTCATGACCCGCGAGCTGATCAAGGTGGGCAACCGCGACCTCAACGGCAGCGACTTCACCTGGGTGGTCGGCGACTGGCTGGTGGACGAAAAGCACCCGACCGACCTGATCGCCCTGGAGCGCCGCGAGTGGGGCAACTTCTACGGCTACCTGGTCAGCGTCAAGGAAGAGGGCCGCGTGGTCGCAGAAGGCGCTGCCGCCTGGAACGAGCTGCAGGCCCGTCTCAAGCGCGCCAACCAGCTCAACAGCGAACTGCAAAGGCTCGAGAAGAAAGACATCGGTGCCATCAACCATGGCCTCGAGCGCCTGCGTCTGCAGGCGCGCAAGCTGGAGCTGGAGGGCAAGCTGGACGCCGCCGCCCAGGCCGACATGGACGCCGAGCGTGCCGAGCTGAACAGCCGCTACAAGGCCATCGAAGACCGCCTGACCGGCCTGCACCAGGCCTTCGCCCGCGACAGCCTGGTGGCCCGCGATGGCGACGGCCGTGAAGTGGAAATCAACCTCAGCAAGGTGGTGCACGCCATCCAGCCGAACGCCATGTCGGGCTTCACCAAACTGGGCAGCTACTTCACCAAGGTCTGGGAGTTCCTCAGCGACGATCCGCGTGAAGCCAACACCGAGGGCGGTATCTTCCCGGCCATCTTCGGTACCGTGATGATGACCCTGATCATGGCCGTGATCGTCACCCCGTTCGGTGTGCTGGCTGCCGTGTACCTGCGTGAATATGCCAGACAGGGCCCGGTGACCCGCCTGATCCGCATCGCTGTGAACAACCTGGCCGGTGTACCGGCGATCGTCTACGGCGTGTTCGGCCTGGGCTTCTTCGTCTACGTGCTGGGTGGTTCGATTGACCGCCTGTTCTTCCCTGAAGCACTGCCGGCGCCAACCCTGGGTACCCCGGGCCTGCTGTGGGCATCGCTGACCCTGGCGCTGCTGGCCGTGCCGGTGGTGATCGTGGCCACCGAAGAAGGCCTGGCGCGCATCCCGCGCACCGTGCGCGAAGGCTCGCTGGCCCTGGGGGCGACCAAGGCCGAGACCCTGTGGAAGATCGTCCTGCCGATGGCCAGCCCGGCGATGATGACCGGCATGATCCTCGCCGTGGCCCGCGCCGCCGGTGAAGTGGCGCCGTTGATGCTGGTAGGTGTGGTGAAGCTGGCGCCATCGCTGCCGGTGGACGGTAACTACCCGTACCTGCACCTGGACCAGAAGATCATGCACCTGGGCTTCCATATCTATGACGTCGGTTTCCAGAGCCCTAACGTCGAAGCAGCGCGGCCGCTGGTATACGCCACGGCGTTGCTGCTGGTGCTGGTGATCGCGGCCCTCAACCTCTCGGCCGTGTGGATCCGTAACCACCTGCGCGAGAAGTACAAGGCCCTCGACAGCTGA